A window of the Aminivibrio sp. genome harbors these coding sequences:
- the kduD gene encoding 2-dehydro-3-deoxy-D-gluconate 5-dehydrogenase KduD gives MILDSFRLDGKVAVVTGARKGLGFGIAEGLAEAGADIVGVGPLPMPETEKAVTSLGRKFLYVEADLTSQKRIPDIVAETVAGLGSLDILVNNAGIIRRADVLEFSEKDWDDVMNVNLKSLFFLSQEAARQMEKQGRGGKIVNIASMLSFQGGIRVPSYTASKSAVAGLTKLLANELAKHGIQVNAIAPGYMATDNTEPLRKDPVRHEEILARIPAGRWGTPDDLKGAAVFLSSAASDYVTGYIVAVDGGWLSR, from the coding sequence ATGATACTCGATTCGTTCAGGCTCGACGGCAAGGTGGCGGTCGTAACGGGCGCGCGGAAAGGCCTTGGCTTCGGCATTGCCGAAGGCCTCGCCGAAGCGGGGGCGGACATTGTGGGCGTGGGACCTCTTCCCATGCCGGAGACGGAAAAGGCGGTGACATCCCTCGGCAGGAAATTTCTCTACGTGGAGGCCGATCTGACCTCCCAGAAAAGGATCCCGGATATCGTGGCGGAGACCGTTGCCGGCCTCGGCTCGCTGGATATCCTTGTGAACAACGCGGGCATCATCCGCCGGGCGGACGTCCTGGAGTTTTCGGAGAAGGACTGGGACGACGTGATGAACGTGAACCTCAAGAGCCTGTTCTTTCTCTCCCAGGAGGCGGCCCGGCAGATGGAGAAACAGGGCAGGGGCGGTAAGATCGTGAACATCGCCTCCATGCTCTCCTTCCAGGGGGGCATCAGGGTTCCCTCCTACACGGCGAGCAAAAGCGCCGTTGCAGGACTGACGAAGCTCCTGGCCAACGAACTGGCGAAGCACGGGATCCAGGTGAACGCCATTGCCCCCGGCTACATGGCCACGGACAATACGGAGCCCCTCCGGAAAGATCCCGTCAGGCACGAGGAGATCCTTGCCAGGATCCCCGCGGGCAGGTGGGGTACCCCCGACGACCTCAAGGGCGCGGCGGTCTTCCTTTCGTCCGCCGCTTCCGACTACGTAACGGGCTACATCGTCGCCGTGGACGGCGGCTGGCTCTCCAGGTAG
- a CDS encoding Zn-dependent oxidoreductase — protein MKVVYVAEPHSLEIREVPVPEPGRGEVLVRVRAGGICGSDMHIYHGTNPLAKYPRVIGHEFAGEIAAVGDGVTEYARGDHVAVDPVVGCGTCYPCSIGRPNVCERLEVFGVHRDGGFAEYIALPEKNLHKIPFDWSFEKGALVEPFTIAANVLSRTECSGSDRLLVLGAGPIGRVILQAARRLGTACAVADIVDVRLEKARSLGAELAVNTREASLEDTMAEWTGGAGVPLIIDAVGNPDLFPSLLRMASPAGRIGLLGFSKEPSSFVQLEAVKKELSIFGSRLNRNKFPEVISWFSDGSVHPELLVSHRFPFEQVREVMKFIEENPSEVCKVILEF, from the coding sequence ATGAAAGTCGTGTATGTAGCGGAGCCCCACAGTCTTGAAATCCGGGAAGTTCCCGTCCCCGAGCCGGGAAGGGGAGAAGTGCTCGTCCGGGTTCGTGCCGGGGGCATCTGCGGCTCGGACATGCATATCTACCACGGCACCAACCCTCTCGCGAAATACCCGAGGGTCATAGGCCACGAGTTTGCCGGAGAAATTGCGGCTGTAGGGGACGGTGTGACTGAATACGCCCGGGGGGATCACGTGGCGGTGGATCCTGTCGTCGGCTGCGGAACCTGCTATCCCTGCTCCATAGGCCGCCCCAACGTGTGCGAGCGGCTGGAAGTCTTCGGTGTCCACAGGGATGGGGGGTTTGCGGAATATATTGCCCTCCCCGAAAAAAACCTTCACAAAATTCCCTTCGACTGGTCCTTCGAAAAGGGGGCCCTCGTCGAGCCGTTCACCATCGCGGCGAACGTCCTCTCCAGGACGGAGTGCTCGGGAAGCGACCGGTTGCTTGTCCTGGGCGCCGGCCCCATAGGCCGGGTGATCCTGCAGGCGGCCCGGAGGCTCGGAACGGCCTGCGCCGTGGCCGACATCGTGGACGTGCGGCTTGAGAAAGCCCGCTCCCTCGGGGCGGAGCTCGCGGTCAACACCCGGGAGGCTTCCCTGGAGGATACCATGGCTGAATGGACCGGAGGGGCAGGGGTTCCGCTCATCATCGACGCCGTAGGCAACCCCGACCTGTTCCCCTCCCTTCTCCGCATGGCATCCCCTGCGGGCCGGATAGGCCTGCTCGGGTTCTCGAAGGAGCCTTCGTCTTTCGTCCAGCTCGAGGCGGTGAAGAAAGAGCTCTCCATTTTCGGCTCCCGGCTCAACCGGAACAAGTTCCCCGAGGTCATCTCGTGGTTTTCCGACGGTTCGGTACATCCGGAACTCCTCGTGTCCCACAGGTTCCCCTTCGAACAGGTCCGGGAGGTAATGAAGTTCATCGAGGAAAACCCCTCGGAGGTGTGCAAGGTCATCCTGGAGTTCTAG
- a CDS encoding DMT family transporter — protein sequence MYLAGVLYCCAAAVFWALGPVFLKKGLAFLDHTEMAASRTIGFVAASLIFCILDPNAFIIWRFPSRLLLFVFLNILVGNVLGDLCYFKSLELIGVSRAVGTTCCYPLFVAAISFFWLGESITLPLVLGTGVMIAGLLMLKSGGRKTADAGAETASWKGFLLALAAAFSWAAVMVLQKWLLSVHDLPAASVTLWRALFLFAVSWGIWAWRTRKNPEKRLHLLTAPRAIRAYAIAAGIFGLAAGGYVFALAIRIIPVSVATPITATSPLIAAGMAVVLFHESMRPVQWAGILCILGGVLTVST from the coding sequence GTGTATCTCGCAGGAGTTTTGTACTGTTGCGCAGCGGCTGTCTTCTGGGCTCTCGGCCCCGTATTCCTGAAAAAGGGGCTCGCCTTCCTGGACCATACCGAAATGGCCGCCTCCCGTACCATCGGGTTTGTGGCGGCTTCGCTGATTTTCTGTATTCTCGACCCGAACGCCTTCATTATCTGGCGCTTTCCTTCCCGGCTGCTTCTCTTCGTCTTCCTGAACATCCTCGTGGGAAACGTTCTCGGAGACCTCTGCTATTTCAAGTCCCTCGAACTCATCGGTGTGAGCAGGGCGGTGGGAACCACCTGCTGCTATCCCCTCTTCGTCGCCGCCATCTCCTTCTTCTGGCTCGGGGAGTCAATTACCCTTCCCCTCGTCCTGGGCACGGGCGTCATGATCGCAGGGCTTTTGATGCTGAAATCCGGAGGCCGGAAGACCGCCGACGCCGGGGCGGAAACTGCATCGTGGAAGGGCTTCCTTCTCGCCCTGGCGGCCGCCTTCAGCTGGGCCGCCGTCATGGTGCTCCAGAAATGGCTGCTGTCCGTCCACGACCTCCCCGCCGCATCCGTCACCCTGTGGCGTGCCCTGTTCCTCTTCGCGGTGTCCTGGGGCATCTGGGCCTGGCGGACGAGAAAAAATCCTGAAAAGCGGCTCCACCTGCTGACGGCGCCCAGGGCAATCCGGGCTTACGCCATCGCCGCCGGAATCTTCGGCCTCGCCGCCGGTGGGTACGTTTTCGCCCTGGCCATCAGGATCATCCCGGTATCGGTGGCAACACCGATCACGGCAACGAGCCCCCTGATCGCGGCGGGCATGGCGGTGGTTCTGTTCCACGAGTCCATGCGGCCCGTGCAGTGGGCGGGCATTCTCTGCATCCTCGGGGGAGTGCTTACCGTCAGCACCTGA
- a CDS encoding iron-containing alcohol dehydrogenase, with the protein MQNFTFYAPTKIIFGRGTIPQIGDALAADGISKVVLVAGGGSIFKNGVHEAVTESLKKHGIHYAEMGGVRSNPRLSKLRDVVALLKSEKAQAVLAVGGGSVFDTAKAAAMGALYDGDVWDFFCGRAAVKEALPVYGVLTASGTSSEMNNTAVVTREEDESKWSIASPVLVPKVSVIDPSVQASLPEGQTVSGGIDAVTHVLEAYVVSCPGLDFVQDYCETLIRAMMRRIPQLVKDPADYEARAELAWCCTLAHNGMSNVGRPTRGDFASHRIEHSLSAIFDVPHGMGLAIIMPAWMEYVYRDAEPVFERLAAHVFGIRDGEDRALRGIRALREYFRSLGSPVTLREVGVAKADLPRIADNAAKLAPLGAVRKIEREDILRILEMAY; encoded by the coding sequence ATGCAGAATTTTACATTTTACGCGCCGACAAAAATCATTTTCGGCAGGGGAACCATTCCGCAGATCGGAGATGCCCTTGCGGCGGACGGGATTTCCAAGGTGGTCCTTGTGGCGGGAGGAGGTTCCATCTTCAAAAACGGCGTCCACGAGGCCGTGACGGAATCCCTGAAGAAACACGGCATCCATTATGCCGAAATGGGGGGCGTCCGGTCGAACCCCAGGCTGTCCAAGCTCCGGGACGTCGTCGCCCTGCTGAAGAGTGAGAAAGCCCAAGCCGTGCTGGCCGTGGGCGGGGGAAGCGTCTTCGACACGGCGAAGGCGGCTGCCATGGGGGCTCTCTACGACGGCGACGTCTGGGACTTCTTCTGCGGCAGGGCGGCCGTGAAGGAAGCCCTGCCCGTCTACGGCGTGCTGACCGCGTCGGGCACTTCCTCGGAGATGAACAACACCGCCGTGGTCACCAGGGAAGAGGACGAGAGCAAGTGGTCGATAGCGTCCCCCGTCCTCGTCCCAAAAGTGTCCGTCATCGACCCGTCGGTCCAGGCGAGCCTCCCGGAGGGCCAGACGGTGAGCGGCGGAATCGACGCCGTCACCCATGTCCTCGAGGCCTACGTGGTCTCCTGCCCGGGGCTCGACTTTGTCCAGGACTACTGTGAAACCCTCATCCGGGCCATGATGCGCCGGATTCCCCAGCTCGTGAAGGATCCGGCGGACTACGAGGCCCGGGCGGAACTCGCCTGGTGCTGCACCCTGGCCCACAACGGCATGAGCAACGTGGGCCGTCCCACCCGGGGGGATTTCGCCTCCCACCGCATCGAGCACTCCCTGAGCGCCATCTTTGACGTCCCCCACGGCATGGGGTTGGCCATCATCATGCCCGCCTGGATGGAATATGTGTACAGGGACGCGGAACCCGTGTTCGAACGGCTCGCCGCACATGTTTTCGGCATCAGGGACGGTGAAGACCGGGCCCTGAGAGGTATCCGCGCGCTAAGGGAGTACTTCCGCTCCCTCGGGTCTCCCGTGACTCTCCGGGAAGTCGGAGTGGCCAAGGCGGATCTGCCCAGGATCGCCGACAACGCGGCGAAGCTCGCCCCCCTCGGGGCGGTGCGGAAGATCGAGAGGGAGGACATCCTCCGGATCCTGGAGATGGCCTACTAG
- a CDS encoding IclR family transcriptional regulator codes for MAKKARTDGNSTETAEVLNVAVTWKKKDDEAAGKESGGSIRVLDRAIGVLGFLAETRRQVGITEIADAVGLSKATVHRILSTLREYSVVLKDDSGRYQMGPSVLFWADAYRHRAGLAEISRPWLRRLWEESHETVHLFIYEGGEAYYLDKLDSPHPVGMRSRIGAKRDLYSTSGGRAILAALPEAEVDAYLDRTELLPRTENTVTDKEEIKALLAAGRKRGFCEEVEENEEGIRCVGAAILDLRGCPVGAVSISAPAYRFSDSQSLAFGAKIRETALAISRELGYRG; via the coding sequence ATGGCAAAGAAAGCAAGGACAGACGGAAACAGCACCGAAACAGCGGAAGTTTTGAACGTCGCGGTAACCTGGAAGAAGAAAGACGACGAGGCCGCCGGGAAGGAGTCCGGCGGTTCCATCCGGGTTCTCGACAGGGCGATAGGTGTCCTCGGCTTCCTGGCCGAGACCCGGAGGCAGGTCGGCATTACGGAGATCGCCGATGCCGTCGGCCTCTCCAAGGCCACGGTCCACCGCATTCTCTCCACCCTCCGGGAGTACTCGGTGGTCCTGAAGGACGATAGCGGACGGTACCAGATGGGGCCTTCCGTCCTGTTCTGGGCGGACGCGTACCGCCACCGCGCCGGTCTCGCGGAGATTTCCCGCCCGTGGCTCCGGCGCCTGTGGGAGGAGAGCCATGAAACGGTCCACCTCTTTATTTACGAGGGGGGGGAGGCTTATTACCTGGACAAACTCGACAGTCCCCATCCCGTGGGGATGCGTTCCCGCATAGGAGCCAAGCGGGACCTGTACAGCACGTCCGGAGGCAGGGCAATCCTCGCGGCCCTTCCCGAAGCGGAGGTGGACGCTTACCTCGACAGGACGGAGCTGCTTCCCCGGACGGAAAACACCGTAACGGACAAGGAGGAGATCAAGGCGCTGCTTGCGGCCGGAAGAAAAAGGGGTTTCTGCGAGGAAGTGGAGGAGAACGAGGAGGGCATCCGGTGCGTGGGCGCCGCCATTCTCGACCTCAGGGGCTGCCCTGTGGGGGCGGTGAGCATAAGCGCCCCGGCCTACCGTTTCAGCGACAGCCAGTCTCTCGCCTTCGGCGCAAAAATCCGGGAGACGGCCCTGGCCATTTCCAGGGAACTGGGATACCGGGGATAA